In a single window of the Cupriavidus sp. P-10 genome:
- a CDS encoding MarR family winged helix-turn-helix transcriptional regulator: protein MPNPSASSASSSDETAPDYDFTEQVGHLLRRAYQRHVAIFQQTIPDSQLTAAQFVVLCAVRDRQPCSLNEVVRATAIDQATVRGIIERLKARKLVAVSHDPNDRRKVVVTVTPGGLALIDETVPFARQISEQTFGGLNPAERVAVTYLLRKMSEIDEGNGGV, encoded by the coding sequence GTGCCCAACCCCTCCGCATCCTCCGCATCGTCATCAGACGAGACCGCCCCCGACTACGATTTCACCGAGCAGGTCGGCCACCTGCTGCGGCGCGCCTACCAGCGCCACGTGGCGATCTTCCAGCAGACCATCCCGGATTCGCAGCTCACTGCGGCGCAGTTCGTGGTGCTGTGCGCGGTCAGGGACCGGCAGCCGTGTTCGCTCAATGAAGTGGTACGCGCCACGGCGATCGACCAGGCGACAGTGCGCGGCATCATCGAGCGGCTGAAGGCGCGCAAGCTGGTGGCGGTGTCGCATGACCCGAACGACCGGCGCAAGGTGGTGGTGACGGTGACGCCCGGGGGGCTGGCGTTGATCGATGAGACGGTGCCGTTTGCCAGGCAGATTTCGGAGCAGACGTTTGGCGGTTTGAACCCGGCAGAGCGGGTGGCGGTGACTTATCTACTGCGGAAGATGAGCGAGATTGATGAGGGGAATGGCGGCGTGTGA
- a CDS encoding Bug family tripartite tricarboxylate transporter substrate binding protein codes for MPTHPAQAGRRPLLLAALAGATALAASLSATAAPGDGYPSRPIRFVVPYAAGGTTDLVARTVGQRVGEKLGQPVVIENRPGAGGNVGMDAVAKAAPDGYTIGFGAISTNALNPHIYKQVPFDPRKDFTAISLLGTSTIVLEVSPSLPVKTVKDLVAYAKANPGLTYATAGTGTSMHLAGAMFAQMTQTSLTHAPYKGSSPAINDMLGGHITVMFDNLPASLPHIQAGKLRALAVAGKQRAPSLPDVPTLAEAGLQGYAVEPWFGVYGPANLPAPVVQALNSAFVEALARPDVREKLVQAGFNPKGSSAAELQALTQSEYERFGKVAKTAGITVE; via the coding sequence ATGCCGACCCACCCCGCACAGGCCGGCCGCCGGCCGCTGCTGCTCGCTGCCCTGGCCGGCGCCACCGCGCTCGCCGCCAGTCTCAGTGCCACCGCCGCGCCCGGCGACGGCTATCCGTCCCGGCCGATCCGCTTTGTCGTGCCCTACGCTGCCGGCGGCACCACCGACCTGGTGGCGCGCACCGTCGGCCAGCGCGTGGGCGAAAAACTGGGCCAGCCGGTGGTGATCGAGAACCGCCCCGGCGCCGGCGGCAATGTCGGCATGGACGCGGTGGCCAAGGCGGCGCCGGACGGCTACACCATCGGCTTCGGCGCGATCTCCACCAATGCGCTCAATCCGCATATCTACAAGCAGGTGCCGTTCGACCCGCGCAAGGACTTCACCGCCATCAGCCTGCTGGGCACCTCGACCATCGTGCTGGAAGTCAGCCCGTCGCTGCCGGTGAAGACCGTGAAGGATCTGGTGGCGTACGCCAAGGCCAATCCCGGGCTGACCTATGCGACCGCCGGCACCGGCACCTCGATGCACCTGGCCGGCGCAATGTTCGCGCAGATGACGCAGACCAGCCTGACGCACGCGCCGTACAAGGGCAGCAGCCCGGCGATCAACGACATGCTCGGCGGGCATATCACGGTGATGTTCGACAACCTGCCGGCATCGCTGCCGCATATCCAGGCGGGCAAGCTGCGCGCGCTGGCGGTGGCCGGCAAGCAGCGCGCACCGTCGCTGCCTGACGTACCGACGCTGGCCGAAGCCGGCCTGCAAGGCTATGCGGTCGAGCCGTGGTTCGGCGTCTATGGCCCGGCCAACCTGCCGGCGCCGGTGGTGCAGGCGCTCAACAGCGCCTTCGTCGAGGCGCTGGCGCGTCCCGATGTGCGCGAGAAGCTGGTGCAGGCAGGCTTCAATCCCAAGGGATCGAGCGCGGCTGAACTGCAGGCGCTGACGCAGTCGGAATACGAGCGCTTCGGCAAGGTGGCGAAGACGGCGGGGATCACCGTCGAGTAG
- a CDS encoding DMT family transporter, producing MPSPQRAGLAIAAVGAVLFSAKAIVAKLMYRYNVDAVMVLTLRMLFAVPLFMAIGWWQSRRLAPLSWADRGRVVFLGFIGYYLSSFLDFIGLQYITAGLERLILFLTPSFVLLATALVFRRPISSRQWLSLLLAYAGIVLVFAHDLDVSGSQVWLGGALVLGSAMTYAVYLILSGELVKRIGSLRLVAYAMCVSTACCVIQYVALGRPVAGLAQPAPVMWLSLINAVFCTVLPVSMTMVAVARIGAPLASQAGMIGPVSTLLLGFWLLGEPVSSVQLAGSALVMGGMYLLSAKKT from the coding sequence CTGCCCTCGCCGCAGCGCGCGGGGCTTGCCATCGCCGCCGTCGGCGCGGTGCTGTTCTCCGCCAAGGCGATCGTCGCCAAGCTGATGTACCGCTACAACGTCGATGCCGTGATGGTGCTGACGCTGCGCATGCTGTTCGCGGTGCCGCTGTTCATGGCGATCGGCTGGTGGCAGTCGCGCCGCCTGGCGCCGCTGTCGTGGGCGGACCGCGGGCGCGTGGTGTTCCTCGGCTTTATCGGCTATTACCTGTCGAGCTTCCTCGATTTCATCGGCCTGCAATACATCACCGCCGGGCTGGAGCGGCTGATCCTGTTCCTGACGCCGTCGTTCGTGCTGCTGGCCACCGCGCTGGTATTCCGCCGGCCGATCAGTTCGCGCCAGTGGCTTTCGCTGCTGCTGGCGTACGCCGGCATCGTGCTGGTCTTCGCCCATGACCTCGACGTCAGCGGCAGCCAGGTGTGGCTGGGCGGCGCGCTGGTCCTGGGCAGTGCCATGACGTACGCTGTCTACCTGATCCTGAGCGGCGAGCTGGTGAAACGCATCGGCTCGCTGCGGCTGGTGGCTTATGCGATGTGCGTGTCCACCGCCTGCTGCGTGATCCAGTATGTGGCGCTGGGGCGGCCCGTGGCCGGGCTGGCGCAGCCGGCGCCGGTGATGTGGCTGTCACTCATCAATGCAGTGTTCTGCACGGTACTGCCAGTTTCGATGACCATGGTGGCGGTGGCGCGCATCGGTGCGCCGCTGGCCTCGCAGGCCGGCATGATCGGCCCGGTATCGACGCTGCTCCTTGGCTTCTGGCTGCTGGGCGAGCCGGTGAGCAGCGTGCAGCTGGCAGGCAGCGCGCTGGTCATGGGCGGCATGTACCTGCTTTCGGCAAAGAAAACCTGA
- a CDS encoding SDR family oxidoreductase, producing the protein MDLGLRGKHALVCGASKGLGLACADALAAEGVDVVIVARGAEALEKAAADLRARHGRRVIAVATDITTPAGRKAALDAVAKLGDLDILVNNAGGPPPGNFRDWERSDWLAALDANMLTPIELIKATVDGMIARKWGRIINITSGAVKAPIDVLGLSNGARSGLTGFVAGVAREVAQHGVTINNLLPGPFNTDRLRKTMEGGAQKAGLSVEEVAQRRAAQNPTRRFGEPAEFGAACAFLCSRNAAYITGQNLLIDGGAYPGTF; encoded by the coding sequence ATGGACCTGGGATTGCGCGGCAAGCATGCGCTGGTGTGCGGCGCCAGCAAGGGCCTTGGACTTGCCTGCGCCGACGCGCTCGCGGCGGAAGGCGTTGACGTGGTGATCGTGGCGCGCGGCGCCGAGGCGCTGGAGAAGGCCGCCGCCGACCTGCGCGCCCGCCATGGCCGCCGCGTGATCGCGGTGGCGACCGACATCACCACGCCCGCAGGCCGCAAGGCGGCGCTGGATGCGGTGGCCAAGCTGGGCGACCTCGACATCCTGGTCAACAACGCCGGCGGCCCGCCGCCGGGCAACTTCCGCGACTGGGAGCGCAGCGACTGGCTGGCAGCGCTCGACGCCAACATGCTGACCCCGATCGAGCTGATCAAGGCCACCGTCGACGGCATGATCGCGCGCAAGTGGGGCCGCATCATCAATATCACCAGCGGCGCGGTCAAGGCACCGATCGACGTGCTGGGCTTGTCCAACGGCGCGCGCTCGGGCCTGACCGGCTTTGTCGCGGGTGTGGCGCGCGAAGTGGCGCAGCATGGCGTGACCATCAACAACCTGCTGCCCGGTCCGTTCAATACCGACCGCCTGCGCAAGACCATGGAAGGCGGTGCCCAGAAGGCCGGCCTGAGCGTCGAGGAAGTGGCGCAGCGCCGTGCCGCGCAGAACCCGACGCGCCGCTTCGGCGAGCCGGCCGAGTTCGGCGCCGCCTGCGCCTTCCTGTGCAGCCGCAACGCCGCCTATATCACCGGGCAGAACCTGCTGATCGACGGCGGCGCGTACCCCGGCACGTTCTGA
- a CDS encoding methylglyoxal synthase has translation MMTRPRIALIAHDHKKDDIVAFATRHRAFLSQCELLATGTTGGRLIDEVGLEVTRMLSGPWGGDLQIGAQLAEGRVRAVVFLRDPMTPQPHEPDINALVRACDVHNVPCATNVATAELLIAGLADSADGAQAS, from the coding sequence CTGATGACACGCCCTCGCATCGCGCTGATCGCCCACGACCACAAGAAGGACGACATCGTCGCCTTCGCCACGCGCCATCGTGCGTTCCTCTCGCAGTGCGAGCTGCTGGCCACCGGCACCACCGGCGGCCGCCTGATCGACGAGGTCGGACTGGAAGTGACGCGCATGCTGTCGGGGCCGTGGGGCGGCGACCTGCAGATCGGCGCGCAGCTGGCCGAAGGGCGCGTGCGCGCCGTGGTGTTCCTGCGCGACCCGATGACGCCGCAGCCGCATGAACCCGATATCAACGCGCTGGTGCGCGCGTGCGACGTGCACAACGTGCCGTGCGCCACCAATGTGGCCACCGCCGAGCTGCTGATCGCCGGCCTGGCCGACTCGGCTGACGGCGCGCAGGCCAGCTGA
- a CDS encoding quinone oxidoreductase family protein: MSKAIRIEQTGGPEVMQWVDVEVGEPGPGEVRVRHEAVGLNYIDVYFRTGLYKQPLPGGLGMEGAGVVEAVGEGVSHVSVGDRVAYAGRPTGAYAQIRVMPADIVVRLPDAIPFDTAAAMMLQGLTAQYLIRDSYKVQPGDTVLLHAAAGGVGLIVSQWLKALGVTVIGTVGTDEKAELARANGCAHTIVYTRESFVDRVREITNGKGVPAVYDSIGADTFKGSLDCLAPRGTMVSFGNASGPVPPFDLSVLGNKGSLRLTRPTLMTYVVHRELLEPMVADLFDAVTTGKVKVDIRQRYALSEVAQAHRDLESRKTTGSTILLPH, translated from the coding sequence ATGAGCAAAGCCATCCGGATCGAACAGACCGGCGGTCCTGAAGTCATGCAGTGGGTCGATGTGGAAGTGGGCGAGCCCGGCCCCGGCGAGGTGCGCGTGCGCCACGAGGCGGTGGGCCTGAACTACATCGACGTCTATTTCCGCACCGGCCTGTACAAGCAGCCGCTGCCTGGCGGCCTGGGCATGGAAGGCGCGGGCGTGGTCGAGGCGGTGGGCGAGGGTGTCAGCCACGTCAGCGTGGGCGACCGCGTGGCCTACGCCGGCCGTCCGACCGGCGCCTATGCGCAGATTCGCGTGATGCCGGCCGATATCGTGGTGCGGCTGCCGGACGCGATCCCGTTCGACACCGCCGCGGCCATGATGCTGCAGGGCCTGACCGCGCAGTACCTGATCCGCGACAGCTACAAGGTGCAGCCGGGCGACACGGTGCTGCTGCACGCGGCCGCCGGCGGCGTGGGTTTGATCGTCAGCCAGTGGCTCAAGGCGCTTGGCGTAACGGTGATCGGCACCGTCGGCACGGATGAGAAGGCCGAGCTGGCGCGCGCCAATGGCTGCGCCCATACCATCGTCTACACGCGCGAATCGTTCGTCGACCGCGTCAGGGAAATCACCAACGGCAAAGGCGTGCCGGCGGTCTATGACTCGATCGGCGCCGATACCTTCAAGGGCTCGCTCGACTGCCTGGCGCCGCGTGGCACCATGGTGAGCTTCGGCAATGCCTCGGGCCCGGTGCCGCCGTTCGATCTTTCCGTGCTGGGCAACAAGGGTTCGCTGCGGCTGACGCGCCCGACGCTGATGACCTACGTGGTGCATCGCGAACTGCTCGAGCCGATGGTGGCCGACCTGTTCGATGCGGTCACGACCGGCAAGGTCAAGGTCGATATCCGCCAGCGCTATGCGCTGTCGGAAGTGGCGCAGGCGCACCGCGACCTGGAATCGCGCAAGACCACCGGCTCGACCATCCTGCTGCCGCACTGA
- a CDS encoding YkvA family protein produces MLKRFSALWTLVRRDGRLFWYALRHPDAPAWLKPAAIGLLLYAISPIDLVPDVVAGLGIIDDVVLIPLAVHLILKRLPPHILRQAQARATATTVRPH; encoded by the coding sequence ATGTTGAAGCGATTTTCGGCCCTGTGGACGCTGGTACGCCGCGACGGGCGGCTGTTCTGGTATGCGCTGCGCCACCCGGATGCCCCGGCATGGCTGAAACCCGCGGCGATCGGGCTGTTGCTGTACGCGATCTCCCCGATCGACCTCGTGCCTGACGTGGTCGCGGGGCTCGGCATCATCGATGACGTGGTGCTGATCCCGCTGGCCGTCCACCTGATCCTGAAGCGCCTGCCGCCGCATATCCTGCGCCAGGCGCAGGCGCGCGCGACCGCCACCACGGTCCGGCCGCACTGA
- a CDS encoding BMP family ABC transporter substrate-binding protein, with protein MIVTRRKTLAALAATAVLALAGCGKKEADKPAETAGAASAPAAGQAAEPLKVAFVYIGPVGDAGWTYAHDNGRKAVEEKFGSKVKTTFVENVPESAADAERVFRDLASQGNKLIFGTTFGYMESMLKVAKEFPDVKFEHATGFKTADNLAQYDVRTYEGAYLAGVVAGKMSKTGKMGVVASVPIPEVIRNIDSFTLGARSVNPGATVKVVWVNKWFDPGKEREAATTLIGQGVDMLMQNTDSAAVVQTAQEKGVHAFGWDSDMTKFGDKAHLAASVISWGVYYNKVVEDVLNNQWKNSTTWWGLKEGMIDLKSFNAVVPEDVKKLVEERKKAIADGSAPIWKGPIKDNTGKEQLAKDQVADDKFLHGVKFYVEGVEGKIPG; from the coding sequence ATGATCGTCACGCGCAGGAAGACCCTGGCGGCCCTTGCCGCCACCGCAGTGCTGGCTCTCGCCGGCTGCGGCAAGAAGGAAGCCGACAAGCCTGCCGAAACGGCCGGCGCCGCTTCCGCGCCCGCTGCCGGGCAGGCGGCCGAGCCGCTCAAGGTCGCCTTCGTCTATATCGGCCCGGTCGGCGATGCCGGCTGGACCTATGCGCATGACAACGGCCGCAAGGCCGTGGAAGAAAAGTTCGGCAGCAAGGTCAAGACTACCTTTGTCGAAAACGTGCCCGAATCCGCCGCCGACGCCGAACGCGTGTTCCGCGACCTGGCCAGCCAGGGCAACAAGCTGATCTTCGGCACCACCTTCGGCTACATGGAGTCGATGCTCAAGGTCGCCAAGGAATTCCCGGACGTAAAGTTCGAGCACGCCACCGGCTTCAAGACCGCCGACAACCTGGCCCAGTACGACGTGCGCACCTATGAAGGCGCGTACCTGGCGGGCGTGGTCGCCGGCAAGATGAGCAAGACCGGCAAGATGGGCGTGGTGGCTTCGGTGCCCATCCCCGAAGTGATCCGCAATATCGACTCGTTCACGCTGGGCGCGCGCAGCGTCAACCCGGGCGCCACGGTCAAGGTGGTGTGGGTCAACAAGTGGTTCGACCCGGGCAAGGAACGCGAAGCCGCCACCACGCTGATCGGCCAGGGCGTCGACATGCTGATGCAGAACACCGACTCCGCCGCCGTGGTGCAGACCGCGCAGGAAAAAGGCGTACATGCTTTTGGCTGGGACAGCGACATGACCAAGTTCGGTGACAAGGCCCACCTGGCCGCGTCGGTGATCTCGTGGGGCGTCTACTACAACAAGGTGGTGGAAGACGTGCTGAACAACCAGTGGAAGAACAGCACCACGTGGTGGGGCCTGAAGGAAGGCATGATCGACCTGAAGTCGTTCAACGCGGTTGTGCCCGAGGACGTGAAGAAACTGGTCGAGGAGCGCAAGAAGGCCATTGCCGATGGCAGCGCGCCGATCTGGAAGGGTCCGATCAAGGACAACACCGGCAAGGAGCAGTTGGCGAAGGATCAGGTCGCGGACGACAAGTTCCTCCACGGCGTGAAGTTCTACGTCGAGGGTGTGGAAGGGAAGATTCCGGGCTGA
- a CDS encoding ABC transporter permease, with amino-acid sequence MEQLAPLIATAINAGTPLLLAALGLLINERSGVLNLGAEGMMLVAAVAGFMVGYQTQSPMLGFAAGALAGMLMATLFSWLALVLATNQVATGLALSIFGTGLSAFMGQRFVGFAMPAQAKAVPGLAHLPFVGPAFFQHHWMVYFSLLLCLAIMWFLFRTRAGLTLRAIGESPESAHALGYPVRTIRFGALLFGGACCGLAGAYLSLVYTPMWVENLVAGRGWIALALTTFATWRPGRVLVGAWLFGGVTILQFYLQGIGVSVPSQFLSMLPYAATIVVLALISRNPAWIRLNMPASLGKPFRPGNA; translated from the coding sequence ATGGAACAACTCGCTCCCCTCATCGCCACCGCCATCAACGCCGGCACGCCGCTGCTGCTTGCCGCGCTGGGCCTGCTGATCAACGAACGCTCGGGCGTGCTCAACCTGGGCGCCGAAGGCATGATGCTGGTCGCGGCGGTGGCCGGCTTCATGGTCGGCTACCAGACCCAGTCGCCGATGCTCGGCTTTGCCGCCGGCGCGCTGGCCGGCATGCTGATGGCCACGCTGTTCTCGTGGCTGGCGCTGGTGCTGGCCACCAACCAGGTCGCCACGGGCCTGGCGCTGTCGATCTTCGGCACGGGGCTGTCGGCCTTCATGGGCCAGCGCTTCGTCGGCTTCGCCATGCCGGCGCAGGCCAAGGCCGTACCCGGACTGGCCCACCTGCCCTTTGTTGGCCCGGCGTTCTTCCAGCATCACTGGATGGTGTATTTCAGCCTGCTGCTGTGCCTTGCCATCATGTGGTTCCTGTTCCGCACGCGCGCGGGCCTGACGCTGCGCGCGATCGGCGAATCGCCGGAATCCGCGCACGCGCTCGGCTACCCGGTGCGCACCATCCGCTTCGGCGCGCTGCTGTTCGGCGGCGCCTGCTGCGGGCTGGCAGGCGCCTATCTGTCGCTGGTCTATACCCCGATGTGGGTCGAGAACCTGGTCGCCGGCCGCGGCTGGATCGCGCTGGCGCTGACGACCTTCGCCACCTGGCGGCCCGGCCGCGTGCTGGTGGGCGCGTGGCTGTTCGGCGGCGTGACGATCCTGCAGTTCTACCTGCAGGGCATCGGCGTATCGGTGCCGTCGCAGTTCCTGTCGATGCTGCCTTATGCGGCCACCATCGTGGTGCTGGCGCTGATCTCGCGCAACCCGGCGTGGATACGCCTGAACATGCCGGCATCGCTGGGCAAGCCGTTCCGCCCGGGCAATGCCTGA
- a CDS encoding ABC transporter permease, which yields MADVRRLLPLSPLTLAPRGLPSRTMAYASPVVALALTLLFGALLFLVLGKDPVAALKVFLADPLRDKRAIGEVLLKTVPLVLCALGLSVCYRANVWNIGADGQLIAGGICAGATVLYFDVPGQTMNGTVVLVLASLAGIVGGMAWASLTALLKDRFNANEILVSLMLTYIAQQLLLWVVNGPLKDPNGMNFPQSKVFSSEFLLPNLMSGSRLHAGFAVMLVLVVVMTVFVFRSFAGYRLQVGGTAPSAARYAGFSARSALWSALLISGATAGLTGAFEVVGPIGQLLPSISPGYGFTAIIVAFIGRLHPVGTVFGGIMMSLFYIGGEMAQSRLGLPSAIGWVFQGMLLFFLLACDTLIENRLRWRATTA from the coding sequence ATGGCTGATGTGCGACGTCTTCTCCCCCTTTCCCCGCTTACGCTGGCACCGCGCGGGCTGCCGTCGCGCACCATGGCCTATGCCTCGCCGGTGGTTGCGCTGGCGCTGACGCTGCTGTTCGGTGCGCTGCTGTTCCTGGTGCTCGGCAAGGACCCGGTGGCCGCGCTCAAGGTCTTCCTGGCCGATCCGCTGCGTGACAAGCGCGCCATCGGCGAAGTGCTGCTCAAGACCGTGCCGCTGGTGCTGTGCGCGCTCGGCCTGTCGGTGTGCTACCGGGCCAATGTATGGAACATCGGCGCCGACGGCCAGTTGATCGCCGGCGGCATCTGCGCCGGTGCCACGGTGCTGTATTTCGACGTGCCGGGGCAGACCATGAACGGCACCGTGGTGCTGGTACTGGCCTCGCTTGCAGGCATCGTCGGCGGCATGGCCTGGGCTTCGCTCACCGCGCTGCTGAAGGACAGGTTCAACGCCAACGAGATCCTGGTTTCGCTGATGCTCACCTACATCGCGCAGCAGTTGCTGCTGTGGGTGGTCAACGGGCCGCTGAAGGATCCCAATGGCATGAACTTCCCGCAATCGAAGGTGTTCTCGTCCGAGTTCCTGCTCCCCAACCTGATGTCGGGCTCGCGCCTGCATGCCGGCTTTGCGGTGATGCTGGTGCTGGTGGTGGTGATGACGGTGTTCGTGTTCCGCAGCTTCGCCGGCTATCGCCTGCAGGTGGGCGGCACGGCGCCGTCGGCGGCGCGCTACGCGGGCTTTTCCGCGCGCAGCGCGTTGTGGAGCGCCCTGTTGATCTCGGGCGCGACCGCGGGACTGACAGGCGCGTTTGAAGTGGTCGGCCCGATCGGCCAGCTGTTGCCATCGATCTCGCCGGGCTATGGCTTCACCGCGATCATCGTCGCGTTTATCGGCCGGCTGCATCCGGTCGGCACCGTCTTCGGCGGCATCATGATGTCGCTGTTCTATATCGGCGGCGAGATGGCGCAGTCGCGCCTGGGCCTGCCATCAGCCATAGGCTGGGTGTTCCAGGGCATGCTGCTGTTCTTCCTGCTGGCATGCGACACGCTGATCGAAAACCGCCTGCGCTGGCGCGCCACCACGGCCTGA
- a CDS encoding ABC transporter ATP-binding protein: MTSQTPPRLALAHISKRYPGVVANDDVSLTVAPGEIHAVLGENGAGKSTLMKIIFGAVRPDAGEVHFNGAPVTINSPHDARNLGIAMVFQHFSLFDTLTVTENIALGLPASQQGNMKQLAERIRATAERYGLPLEPNRHVHTLSVGERQRVEIVRALLANPQLLILDEPTSVLTPQAVETLFVTLRQLADEGTSILYISHKLDEIRALCHHATVMRMGKVTGVCEPRQETAASLSRLMIGGEPPREARIAAERGPVRLSVQELSLPRSHAFATELNRVSLDVHAGEIVGIAGVSGNGQQELLAALSGEDTRAPNVSVQLGGKPVGKLDARRRRRAGLAFVPEERLGRGAVPGMSLAANILLSHQTPPYVRQGMISPRAATGLAAAVIDRFRVKASGPDALARSLSGGNLQKFIVGREIESGPKVLIVAQPTWGVDVGAAAQIHNEILALKATGCAILVVSEELDELFAICDRLHVVAKGHLSPSVPTETATREQVGLWMSGLWEGGPAQARPAEVASHG; encoded by the coding sequence GTGACATCACAAACCCCTCCCAGGCTGGCGCTTGCCCATATCAGCAAGCGCTATCCGGGCGTCGTTGCCAACGACGACGTCAGCCTTACCGTGGCCCCCGGCGAGATCCACGCCGTACTGGGCGAGAACGGCGCCGGCAAGTCCACCCTGATGAAGATCATCTTCGGTGCCGTCCGGCCCGATGCCGGCGAGGTGCACTTCAACGGGGCGCCGGTCACGATCAACAGCCCGCACGATGCCCGCAACCTGGGCATCGCCATGGTGTTCCAGCATTTCTCGCTGTTCGACACGCTGACGGTGACCGAGAACATCGCGCTCGGCCTGCCGGCCAGCCAGCAAGGCAACATGAAGCAGCTGGCCGAGCGCATCCGCGCCACCGCGGAACGGTACGGCCTGCCGCTCGAACCCAACCGCCACGTGCACACGCTGTCGGTCGGCGAGCGCCAGCGCGTGGAGATCGTGCGCGCGCTGCTGGCCAACCCCCAGTTGCTGATCCTGGACGAGCCCACTTCGGTGCTGACACCGCAGGCAGTCGAGACGCTATTCGTCACGCTGCGCCAACTGGCCGACGAGGGCACCAGCATCCTCTACATCAGCCACAAGCTCGACGAGATCCGCGCGCTGTGCCATCACGCCACCGTGATGCGCATGGGCAAGGTCACCGGCGTGTGCGAGCCGCGCCAGGAAACCGCGGCGTCGCTGTCACGGCTGATGATCGGCGGCGAGCCGCCGCGTGAAGCGCGCATTGCGGCCGAACGCGGGCCGGTGCGGCTGAGCGTGCAGGAACTGTCGCTGCCGCGATCGCACGCGTTTGCCACGGAACTGAACCGCGTTTCGCTCGACGTGCATGCGGGCGAGATCGTCGGCATCGCCGGCGTCTCTGGCAACGGCCAGCAGGAATTGCTCGCCGCGCTGTCAGGTGAAGACACGCGCGCGCCGAACGTCTCGGTGCAGCTTGGCGGCAAGCCGGTCGGCAAGCTCGACGCGCGTCGGCGCCGCCGCGCGGGGCTGGCCTTTGTGCCAGAAGAGCGCCTGGGGCGTGGCGCGGTGCCGGGCATGAGCCTGGCCGCCAATATCCTGCTGTCGCACCAGACCCCGCCCTATGTGCGCCAAGGCATGATCTCGCCGCGCGCGGCGACCGGCCTGGCGGCGGCGGTGATCGACCGCTTCCGCGTCAAGGCCAGCGGACCGGATGCGCTGGCGCGCAGCCTGTCCGGCGGCAACCTGCAGAAATTCATTGTCGGCCGCGAGATCGAAAGCGGCCCGAAGGTATTGATCGTGGCGCAACCGACCTGGGGCGTGGACGTGGGCGCCGCGGCGCAGATCCATAACGAAATCCTGGCGCTGAAAGCCACCGGCTGCGCCATCCTGGTGGTGTCGGAAGAACTCGACGAGCTGTTTGCGATCTGCGATCGGCTGCACGTGGTCGCCAAGGGCCACCTGTCGCCGTCGGTGCCAACCGAGACCGCCACGCGCGAGCAGGTCGGCCTGTGGATGAGCGGATTGTGGGAAGGCGGTCCCGCCCAGGCACGCCCTGCGGAGGTGGCAAGCCATGGCTGA